The following are from one region of the Sebaldella sp. S0638 genome:
- the xdhA gene encoding xanthine dehydrogenase molybdenum-binding subunit XdhA: protein MSYKTIGQSVERWDAIAKVQGKADYTADLPKKNVLYGKILRATIAHGLVKKLDVSEALKVEGVIKVLTPDDLPDFKFPTAGHPYALDPKQADIADRNILTKRIRLYGDEIAAVIAENELAAEKALEKIKVEYEEFPFYLSPEESLAERAMEIHDGTKNLIASTKAVVGDLQKGLEEADHVIEGEYKTQIVQHCHMENQIAYAYKGSDQRWVCVSSTQIPHICRRILGEAFGMPWGQFRVIKPFIGGGFGNKQDVTIEPLAVAMSMAVGGEPVMVELQREESIAWTRVRHAISYKTKLGLKKDGTITAMEMEAISNNGAYASHGHSIAGKGAGILQSLYKMPNMEYNSKTVYTNTAAAGAMRGYGVPQVIFAMESMIEKAAKELGIDPIELRMKNLVEPNTENPISHVMFYSNKLKECVEEGVKEFDWDKRKEEAEKQKTGDFRRGVGMSVFAYATGVYPKSLEIGGCRLTLNQDGTVKLMVGATEIGQGSDTVFKQMVAETTGIPYNHIYTDMNTDTDYSPFDTGAYASRQSYVSGMAVRKAAIELKEKILDAVKKFDDIDPLHADIVNGNIVYKHSGEVIQSVGDLALKSYYDLAKGECITAEVSNNFHSNSNAMGATFADVEVDIKTGKIKILNILNVHDSGQILNPKLASGQVEGGMGMAVSYALAEELRYDEKTGAPLNNNLLDYKMPTSMDLPDLHTLFVEEDDPMGPYGNKALGEPPICSPAAAIRNAVLDAIGVEVDELPIKPQKLMEILKNNGIV from the coding sequence AGAGCAACTATAGCCCATGGATTAGTAAAGAAGCTGGATGTCAGTGAAGCGTTAAAAGTAGAGGGAGTAATAAAAGTCCTAACTCCAGATGATCTGCCGGATTTTAAGTTTCCCACAGCAGGTCACCCGTATGCTCTTGACCCTAAACAGGCAGACATTGCAGACAGAAATATTCTTACGAAAAGAATCAGATTATACGGTGATGAAATAGCAGCCGTAATCGCTGAAAATGAGCTTGCAGCGGAAAAAGCACTGGAAAAAATAAAGGTAGAATATGAAGAATTTCCTTTTTATCTTTCACCGGAAGAATCACTTGCAGAAAGAGCAATGGAAATTCATGACGGAACAAAAAATTTAATAGCTTCTACAAAGGCCGTAGTAGGAGATTTGCAAAAAGGTCTGGAAGAAGCTGATCATGTAATAGAAGGAGAGTACAAAACACAGATAGTTCAGCACTGTCATATGGAAAATCAGATTGCTTATGCCTATAAAGGTTCTGACCAGAGATGGGTTTGCGTATCATCAACACAGATACCGCACATCTGCCGTCGTATTTTAGGTGAAGCATTTGGAATGCCTTGGGGGCAATTCAGGGTAATAAAACCATTTATAGGAGGAGGTTTTGGTAACAAACAGGACGTTACTATAGAGCCGCTTGCTGTGGCCATGAGTATGGCTGTAGGCGGGGAGCCTGTAATGGTGGAACTTCAGAGGGAAGAAAGTATTGCATGGACAAGGGTAAGACACGCAATATCATATAAAACGAAACTTGGTCTGAAAAAAGACGGTACTATAACTGCAATGGAAATGGAAGCAATATCAAATAACGGGGCATATGCGTCACACGGACATTCTATAGCAGGAAAGGGAGCAGGAATATTACAGTCATTATATAAAATGCCTAATATGGAATATAATTCAAAAACTGTGTATACTAACACCGCAGCAGCAGGGGCAATGCGTGGATACGGAGTTCCTCAGGTAATATTTGCAATGGAATCAATGATCGAAAAAGCTGCGAAAGAACTGGGGATTGATCCTATTGAATTAAGAATGAAAAATCTGGTAGAGCCGAATACAGAAAATCCTATAAGCCATGTAATGTTTTACTCTAACAAACTAAAAGAATGTGTAGAAGAAGGAGTAAAAGAGTTTGACTGGGATAAAAGAAAAGAAGAAGCGGAAAAACAAAAAACAGGAGATTTTCGAAGAGGTGTAGGTATGTCGGTATTTGCCTACGCTACAGGAGTATATCCAAAAAGTCTTGAGATAGGCGGATGCCGTCTTACATTAAATCAGGACGGGACAGTAAAACTAATGGTCGGAGCTACTGAAATAGGACAGGGGTCTGATACAGTATTTAAGCAGATGGTAGCTGAAACTACAGGAATACCATATAATCATATTTATACGGATATGAATACAGATACGGATTATTCGCCTTTTGATACAGGGGCTTATGCTTCAAGACAGAGTTATGTATCAGGAATGGCAGTAAGAAAAGCTGCTATAGAATTAAAAGAAAAAATACTCGATGCTGTTAAGAAATTTGATGATATAGATCCTCTTCATGCAGATATAGTAAACGGAAATATTGTGTATAAGCACAGCGGTGAAGTAATACAGAGTGTTGGTGATCTTGCGCTGAAATCTTATTATGATCTTGCTAAAGGTGAATGTATAACAGCAGAAGTATCAAATAATTTCCATAGTAATTCAAATGCAATGGGAGCCACTTTTGCAGATGTGGAAGTAGATATAAAAACAGGAAAAATAAAGATTTTAAATATACTAAATGTTCATGATTCCGGACAGATACTGAATCCTAAGCTCGCAAGCGGACAGGTAGAAGGCGGAATGGGAATGGCAGTCTCTTATGCCCTGGCAGAAGAGCTGAGATATGATGAAAAAACAGGAGCACCATTGAATAACAACCTGCTTGACTATAAAATGCCTACTTCTATGGATCTTCCCGATCTTCACACATTATTTGTAGAAGAGGATGACCCGATGGGGCCTTATGGAAACAAGGCACTTGGAGAACCGCCGATATGCAGTCCCGCAGCAGCAATCAGAAATGCCGTTTTGGATGCTATAGGTGTAGAGGTTGACGAACTCCCTATAAAACCTCAGAAATTAATGGAAATATTAAAAAATAACGGGATAGTTTAG
- the xdhB gene encoding xanthine dehydrogenase FAD-binding subunit XdhB — translation MYDIKTYTEVNTVLEAVGLLADNENAQIIAGGTDVLIKSRERKNGYVGRDLIGITRIPELKEIKTDSNGDIIIGAAATFTEIEGNEIIIKNLKSLSDAVGSVGGPQIRNVGTVGGNICNGATSADSASTLFACDAVLMITGKNGNKEIEIKDFYLGPGKVSLEQGDVLRAVKVKKENYEGYKGHYIKFSPRQAMDIATLGCSVLLKENNGIIEDIRIAYGVAGPTPLRAVNAEEFAKGKQINDETLNEIGKLCLESARARDSWRASKAFREQLVEELPKRAVKAIVGGGR, via the coding sequence ATGTATGATATAAAAACATATACTGAGGTAAATACTGTACTGGAAGCTGTGGGATTACTGGCAGATAATGAAAATGCCCAGATAATAGCCGGAGGAACTGATGTTCTTATTAAATCAAGAGAGAGAAAAAACGGATATGTTGGAAGAGATTTAATTGGAATTACAAGAATTCCGGAATTAAAAGAGATTAAAACAGACAGTAACGGGGATATAATAATAGGAGCTGCAGCTACATTTACAGAAATAGAAGGTAATGAAATTATAATAAAGAACCTGAAAAGTCTGTCTGATGCAGTAGGAAGTGTGGGAGGACCCCAGATAAGAAACGTAGGGACAGTAGGAGGAAATATCTGTAACGGAGCTACTTCCGCAGACAGTGCCTCGACATTGTTTGCCTGTGATGCAGTGCTTATGATAACAGGGAAAAACGGAAATAAAGAAATAGAGATAAAAGATTTTTATCTCGGGCCGGGAAAGGTCAGCCTTGAACAAGGTGACGTACTTAGGGCAGTAAAAGTTAAAAAGGAAAATTACGAAGGATATAAAGGGCATTATATAAAATTTAGCCCTAGACAGGCAATGGATATTGCTACATTGGGATGTTCTGTTTTATTAAAAGAAAATAACGGAATTATCGAAGATATAAGAATTGCCTATGGCGTAGCAGGGCCTACACCGCTTCGGGCTGTGAATGCCGAGGAATTTGCCAAGGGAAAACAGATAAATGATGAAACATTGAATGAAATAGGTAAATTATGCCTTGAAAGTGCAAGAGCAAGAGATTCATGGAGAGCTTCCAAAGCATTTAGAGAACAGCTGGTGGAAGAACTGCCTAAAAGAGCTGTGAAAGCTATAGTCGGAGGTGGCAGATAA
- the xdhC gene encoding xanthine dehydrogenase subunit XdhC: MVKNITFTVNGKEYNINVDVRKSLLEVLREELNFTGTKQGCAVGECGACTVIIDGVTADSCIYLAVWADGKTIKTIEGVSDRGGNLSDIQESYIDAGAVQCGFCTPGLILSTEVLLDNKPEPTRDEIRRGISGNLCRCTGYQKIIDAVEKTVEKRKG, from the coding sequence ATGGTAAAAAATATTACTTTTACTGTAAACGGTAAAGAATATAATATAAATGTAGATGTGAGAAAATCACTGCTTGAAGTATTAAGAGAAGAGCTGAATTTTACCGGGACAAAACAGGGATGTGCAGTGGGAGAATGCGGGGCGTGTACCGTGATCATAGACGGTGTTACCGCAGATTCATGTATATACCTTGCTGTATGGGCAGACGGTAAAACTATTAAAACAATAGAAGGAGTGTCAGACCGCGGGGGAAATCTTTCTGATATTCAGGAAAGCTATATAGATGCAGGAGCAGTGCAGTGCGGATTTTGTACTCCCGGGCTGATACTTTCCACTGAGGTACTTCTTGATAATAAACCTGAGCCTACAAGAGACGAGATCAGAAGAGGTATCTCAGGGAATTTATGCAGATGTACAGGGTATCAGAAAATTATAGATGCTGTAGAAAAAACTGTAGAGAAAAGAAAAGGGTAA
- a CDS encoding toxin-antitoxin system YwqK family antitoxin, with protein sequence MILKKHYQEKLTVIFAIKEDYDHREVYYYENRRFEGELHMFFDDKKQQLESIGRFKSGKKSGVQEEYYENGVLKISKNFIDGLEDGKYEEYFENGEVKLSCFYIEGKRNGKSQEFYEDGGLKEENNYYYGNLDGISSRFHKNGKILCTGMYKEDLKTGIWNFFDENESLIRKEIWKDGKLNGQRIELENGNVQMSSNYVDGELDGEFIIYDKNKNIAHLIHYEEGRKNGKETFYNESGSVKKETDYKNNMKYGAEKEYSDDGEILLLDANYVEGLLHGSYASYYEDGNRKFAGRAMDGEFHGEAYFYDENGDLESEVFYEHGKVVRKIEHKK encoded by the coding sequence ATGATACTAAAAAAACATTATCAGGAAAAGTTAACAGTAATATTTGCGATAAAAGAAGACTATGATCACAGGGAAGTTTATTATTATGAGAATAGAAGATTCGAAGGGGAACTTCATATGTTTTTTGATGATAAAAAACAGCAGCTGGAAAGCATAGGAAGATTCAAGAGCGGTAAAAAATCCGGAGTTCAGGAGGAATACTATGAAAATGGTGTTTTGAAAATATCGAAAAACTTTATCGACGGTCTTGAAGACGGTAAGTATGAAGAATATTTTGAAAATGGAGAGGTTAAATTAAGCTGCTTTTACATAGAAGGAAAAAGAAACGGGAAATCACAGGAATTTTATGAAGACGGCGGTTTGAAAGAGGAAAATAATTATTATTACGGGAATCTTGACGGGATTTCTTCAAGATTTCATAAAAACGGGAAAATATTATGTACAGGAATGTATAAAGAGGATCTGAAAACAGGTATCTGGAATTTCTTTGATGAAAATGAGAGTCTTATAAGAAAAGAAATCTGGAAAGACGGAAAGCTGAACGGGCAGAGAATAGAACTGGAAAACGGAAATGTGCAGATGAGCTCGAATTATGTGGACGGTGAACTTGACGGAGAATTCATTATATATGATAAGAATAAGAATATAGCACATTTGATTCATTATGAAGAAGGACGAAAAAATGGTAAAGAGACTTTTTATAATGAATCAGGAAGTGTAAAAAAAGAAACAGATTATAAAAATAATATGAAATACGGAGCAGAAAAAGAATATTCCGATGACGGCGAAATACTTCTTTTAGATGCTAATTATGTGGAAGGACTGCTGCACGGATCATATGCAAGCTACTATGAAGACGGCAACAGAAAATTCGCAGGCAGAGCCATGGATGGAGAATTTCATGGAGAAGCCTATTTTTATGATGAAAACGGAGATCTGGAATCAGAAGTTTTCTATGAGCATGGGAAAGTAGTGAGGAAAATAGAACATAAAAAATAA
- a CDS encoding 3-deoxy-D-manno-octulosonic acid transferase yields the protein MLFVYNAVRFFLYPFLFIAAIFKKKIRIFLHNRFRVEKINRDKYYWIHLSSVGEMNLSEKLIENILDNNKKIYLTVMTDTGMELFRKRYSGNPNIKGAYFPLDDYFLIKKTVNMLDIEKLIIIETEIWPNLYGIVSEKSDVIVVNGRISDRTFDKYKKLRGIISGTLNKCTRILVQSDLDFQRYKELGVKEDILKVYPNLKYSIDYPVLDEKQKKELEERVRLNGRKLITAGSTRDGEEKILIDIFRRINKNNEYQMILVPRHIQRTEEAAELCGGLDFSLYSENKKTEIIIVDKMGILRELYQISDLVFVGGTFTNIGGHSILEPLYYGKVPIIGKYYSNIKDVVDSAKPLNLVNIAETEEELENFFLDSDTGKNRETSEFFKKYNKIDEISNEILS from the coding sequence ATGTTGTTTGTTTATAATGCAGTGAGATTTTTTTTATACCCTTTTTTGTTTATTGCGGCAATCTTCAAGAAAAAGATAAGAATTTTTCTTCATAACAGATTCAGGGTAGAGAAAATCAACAGGGATAAGTATTACTGGATTCATCTGTCTTCAGTAGGTGAGATGAATTTATCGGAGAAGTTAATAGAAAACATTTTGGATAATAATAAAAAAATTTATTTAACAGTTATGACAGACACAGGAATGGAGTTATTCAGAAAAAGATATTCGGGCAATCCTAATATAAAAGGTGCTTATTTTCCTCTGGATGACTATTTTCTGATAAAAAAAACAGTAAATATGCTGGATATAGAAAAACTGATTATAATAGAAACCGAAATCTGGCCGAATCTTTATGGAATTGTATCTGAAAAGTCCGATGTAATAGTAGTGAACGGACGTATTTCAGACAGAACATTTGATAAATATAAAAAGCTCAGAGGAATTATTTCCGGCACGTTGAATAAATGCACCAGAATTCTCGTTCAGAGTGATCTCGATTTTCAGAGATACAAAGAACTGGGGGTAAAGGAAGATATATTAAAGGTATATCCTAATCTGAAATACAGCATAGATTATCCGGTCTTAGATGAAAAGCAGAAAAAAGAACTTGAAGAAAGAGTCAGATTAAACGGGAGAAAGCTGATAACTGCGGGAAGTACAAGAGATGGCGAGGAAAAGATTCTTATTGATATATTCAGAAGAATAAATAAAAATAATGAATACCAGATGATACTGGTGCCGAGACATATACAAAGAACCGAGGAAGCAGCAGAATTATGCGGGGGTCTTGATTTTTCACTTTATTCAGAAAATAAAAAAACAGAAATAATAATAGTGGATAAAATGGGGATATTGCGTGAATTATATCAGATATCCGATTTGGTATTCGTAGGCGGGACTTTCACAAATATAGGCGGACACTCAATTCTTGAACCTCTTTATTACGGGAAAGTACCAATAATAGGAAAGTATTATTCCAATATCAAAGATGTGGTGGATAGCGCAAAGCCGCTTAATCTAGTAAATATAGCAGAAACCGAAGAGGAACTGGAAAACTTTTTTTTGGATTCTGATACAGGAAAGAACAGGGAAACATCTGAATTTTTTAAAAAGTATAACAAAATAGATGAAATAAGCAATGAAATTTTATCATAA
- the trmB gene encoding tRNA (guanosine(46)-N7)-methyltransferase TrmB has translation MENKEKKELWQYFFNYPKKHYNIYMEKMTEYPEYIIYDEEVTDSKKNKWNEYFGNENPVYLEIGCGSGNFTAGNAQKFPDRNYIALELRFKRLVMAAVKSEKRDLKNIVFLRKRGEKLLDFLGEGEISGLYINFPDPWTGSEHKRLINKELFDMLDVIMKPKGKFFFKTDHEGYYYDTLELLKDLDGYEIVFHTDDLYNTEKIRDNIQTEFEQMFLSKHNMNIKYIEIIKK, from the coding sequence GTGGAAAACAAGGAAAAAAAGGAATTATGGCAGTATTTTTTCAATTATCCGAAAAAACATTATAATATTTATATGGAAAAAATGACTGAATATCCTGAATACATAATATATGACGAAGAAGTAACCGATAGTAAGAAAAATAAGTGGAATGAATATTTTGGGAATGAAAATCCGGTATATCTGGAAATTGGGTGTGGAAGCGGAAACTTTACCGCAGGAAATGCACAAAAATTCCCCGATAGAAATTATATTGCCCTTGAGCTTAGATTCAAAAGGCTGGTAATGGCAGCAGTAAAATCTGAAAAGAGAGATCTGAAAAATATTGTTTTTCTTAGAAAAAGAGGAGAAAAACTTTTGGATTTTTTGGGTGAAGGTGAAATATCAGGGCTGTATATTAATTTTCCTGACCCATGGACTGGTTCGGAACATAAAAGACTCATAAATAAAGAATTATTTGATATGCTGGATGTAATAATGAAACCAAAAGGGAAGTTCTTTTTTAAAACAGATCATGAGGGTTATTATTATGATACTTTGGAGTTGTTAAAGGATTTAGACGGGTATGAAATAGTCTTTCATACTGATGATCTGTATAATACTGAAAAAATCAGAGATAATATTCAGACTGAATTTGAACAGATGTTTTTAAGCAAGCATAATATGAATATAAAGTATATAGAAATAATAAAAAAGTAA
- a CDS encoding L-lactate dehydrogenase yields the protein MKIKSRKVAVIGVGNVGSHVAFSLVTRGIADELVLIDIKEDKVKSEMLDLKDSLANLNSNVIIKIQDYSELKDAEIVVISAGPLPRFEQTRLDTLDDGIKIIDDIMPKVLGSGFEGIFLVITNPCDVITHYVLEKSGFPKKKVIGTGTSLDSARFRRIAGDILGIDPKSILGYSLGEHGDSQMIPWSHIYAGGKPFKEYIESKEELKNTDLDKILKDTSYAGWEVLLGKGATCFGIGTAASTLIKSMFNNEHRVYSVSVSLNGEYGLENVCLSVPVILGNEGVEEIIELKLTEEEQGQLERSAEVIKTYIGKIIK from the coding sequence ATGAAAATCAAAAGCAGAAAAGTAGCTGTAATAGGAGTGGGCAATGTAGGGTCACATGTGGCTTTCAGTCTGGTAACCCGCGGTATTGCCGATGAGCTGGTACTGATAGATATAAAAGAAGATAAAGTAAAAAGTGAAATGCTTGATCTTAAGGATTCTCTTGCTAATTTGAATTCCAATGTAATAATAAAAATACAGGATTATTCAGAACTTAAAGATGCAGAAATAGTGGTAATATCAGCAGGGCCTCTTCCGAGATTCGAGCAGACAAGGCTTGATACACTGGATGACGGAATAAAGATAATAGATGATATAATGCCTAAAGTGCTTGGAAGCGGATTTGAGGGAATATTTCTGGTAATTACCAATCCTTGTGATGTAATAACTCATTATGTGTTGGAAAAATCAGGTTTTCCTAAGAAAAAAGTAATAGGGACAGGGACTTCACTGGACAGTGCAAGATTTCGAAGAATAGCCGGGGATATTCTGGGAATAGATCCAAAAAGTATTTTGGGTTATTCTCTGGGAGAACACGGAGATTCACAGATGATTCCATGGTCGCATATTTATGCGGGAGGAAAACCGTTTAAGGAATATATAGAATCGAAAGAAGAACTGAAAAATACAGATTTAGATAAGATATTAAAAGATACCTCATATGCAGGCTGGGAAGTGTTGCTGGGAAAAGGAGCTACATGTTTTGGAATAGGAACAGCAGCTTCCACATTGATAAAATCTATGTTTAATAATGAACACAGAGTATACTCGGTTTCAGTATCGCTAAACGGGGAGTACGGCTTGGAGAATGTGTGTTTAAGTGTGCCTGTAATACTGGGGAATGAAGGTGTCGAAGAGATAATAGAACTTAAGCTTACAGAGGAAGAGCAGGGGCAGTTAGAGAGATCAGCAGAAGTTATAAAGACATATATAGGGAAGATAATAAAATAA
- a CDS encoding phosphatase PAP2 family protein, whose amino-acid sequence MEIFSIDIAIVEGLQRLQVPVANQIMMFFSAIGNAGIVWIILALILVMRRKTRNYGIIILIALLITAILGEGVLKNIIKRDRPFVALSNLKLLIAPPASYSFPSGHTASSFAAFGVFYFLNMRYKWVVFLTAFLIAFSRMYLGVHYFSDIIGGIILGLGVSYVVCSYYKKNSDKINSNKFIKKLLN is encoded by the coding sequence TTGGAAATTTTTAGCATAGATATAGCAATTGTGGAGGGATTACAAAGGTTACAGGTTCCTGTGGCGAATCAAATTATGATGTTTTTTTCAGCAATTGGGAATGCAGGAATTGTATGGATAATTCTGGCACTGATTCTGGTAATGAGAAGAAAAACACGTAATTACGGTATAATTATATTAATTGCTCTTTTAATAACAGCAATTTTGGGAGAAGGAGTATTAAAAAATATTATAAAAAGAGACAGACCATTTGTAGCACTGAGTAATCTGAAACTTTTAATAGCGCCTCCGGCTTCTTATTCATTTCCGTCGGGGCATACAGCTTCTTCATTTGCAGCATTCGGAGTATTTTACTTTTTGAATATGCGGTATAAATGGGTGGTTTTTCTTACAGCATTTTTAATAGCTTTCTCAAGAATGTATTTGGGAGTGCATTATTTTTCAGATATTATCGGAGGAATAATTTTAGGGCTGGGAGTTTCGTATGTTGTATGCAGCTATTACAAAAAGAATTCTGATAAAATAAATTCAAATAAATTTATAAAAAAATTGTTGAACTAA